A section of the Cygnus olor isolate bCygOlo1 chromosome 14, bCygOlo1.pri.v2, whole genome shotgun sequence genome encodes:
- the LARS1 gene encoding LOW QUALITY PROTEIN: leucine--tRNA ligase, cytoplasmic (The sequence of the model RefSeq protein was modified relative to this genomic sequence to represent the inferred CDS: inserted 1 base in 1 codon): MAERKGTAKVDFLKKIEKEIQQKWDDERVFEANALDAQNQKSKGKYFVTFPYPYMNGRLHLGHTFSLSKCEFATGYQRLKGKNCLFPFGLHCTGMPIKACADKLKREMELYGCPPEFPDEEEEEEENSVKKEEEFIIKDKAKGKKSKAAAKTGSSKYQWGIMKSLGLSDEEVIGFSEAEHWLDYFPPLAVQDLKSMGLKVDWRRSFITTDVNPYYDSFVRWQFLTLRERNKIKFGKRYTIYSPKDGQPCMDHDRQTGEGVGPQEYTLIKMKVLDPYPAKLSGLRGKNIFLVAATLRPETMFGQTNCWVRPDMKYIGFETVNGDIFICTQRAARNMSYQGFTKDNGVVPVVKELMGEEILGAALSAPLTTYKVIYALPMLTIKEDKGTGVVTSVPSDSPDDIAALRDLKKKQALRVKYGIKDEMVLPFEPVPIIEIPGYGNLCAPSVCDELKIQSQNDREKLAEAKERVYLKGFYEGVMLVDGYKGQKVQDVKKLIQKMMVDNDEAMIYMEPEKQVISRSTDECVVALCDQWYLDYGEVDWKQQASECLKHLETFCEETRRNFEATLGWLQEHACSRTYGLGTRLPWDEQWLIESLSDSTIYMAYYTVAHLLQGGNLRGQGESPVGIRAHQMSKEVWDYIFFKAAPFPKTDIPKEKLDKLKEEFEFWYPVDLRVSGKDLIPNHLSYYLYNHVAMWSDQREKWPVAVRANGHLLLNSEKMSKSTGNFLTLTQAVDKFSADGMRLALADAGDTVEDANFVEAMADAGILRLYTWVEWVKEMIANRDSLRSGPANTFNDRVFASEMNAGIVKTDQNYEKMMFKEAXKTGFFEFQAAKDKYRELAIEGMHRELVFQFIEVQTLLLAPICPHLCEHIWSLLGKPDSIMKASWPIAGPVDEILIRSSQYLMEAAHELRLRLKSFMAPVKGKKSTKEPSQKPSHCTIYVAKNYPPWQHTTLSVLRKHYQVSGGQLPDNKVIASELNNLPELKKYMKKVMPFVAMIKENLEKNGSRVLDLELEFDERAVLMENIVYLTNSLELDHIEVKFASEAEDKIKEECCPGKPFSVFRTEPGVSVFLVNPQPSNGHFSTKIEIRQGDNRETVIRRLMKMDRGIKDLSKVKLMRFDDPVLGPRRVPVLGKEEVEKTPILEQAIFHIDLDEKRVHITENGLTKDIGDTIVYLVH, from the exons caaaggAAAGTACTTTGTTACTTTTCCTTATCCCTACATGAATGGACGACTTCACCTGGgacacacattttctttatcCAAATGTGAG TTTGCAACTGGGTATCAGCGGCTAAAGGGAAAGAATTGTTTGTTCCCATTTGGTCTACACTGCACTGGGATGCCTATCAAG GCTTGTGCAGATAAgctaaaaagagaaatggaattATATGGCTGCCCTCCTGAATTTCctgatgaggaggaagaggaagaagaaaattctgttaaaaaagaagaagagttTATCatcaaagacaaagcaaaagggaaaaag AGTAAGGCTGCTGCCAAGACTGGGTCTTCCAAATACCAGTGGGGAATTATGAAGTCTTTGGGTCTATCTGATGAAGAAGTAATCGGTTTTTCTGAAGCCGAGCATTGGCTGGATTACTTCCCTCCCCTTGCTGTCCAGGACCTGAAAAGCATGGGATTGAAG GTGGATTGGAGGCGTTCTTTCATTACCACGGATGTTAACCCTTATTATGATTCCTTTGTGCGATGGCAATTCCTTACcttaagagaaagaaataagattaAGTTTGGGAAACG ATACACAATTTATTCTCCAAAAGATGGACAGCCTTGCATGGATCATGACAGGCAAACAGGAGAG GGTGTTGGACCTCAAGAATATActctaataaaaatgaaggtgtTAGATCCTTACCCAGCAAAGTTAAG tggcctaagaggaaaaaatatcttcttggTGGCTGCTACGCTCAGACCAGAGACCATGTTTGGACAGACTAACTGCTGGGTTCGCCCAGATATGAAGTACATCGGCTTTGAAACTGTGAATGGGGATATTTTTATCTGTACGCAAAGAGCTGCCAGGAACATGTCCTACCAGGGCTTTACAAAAGATAATGGAGTCGTACCTGTTGTCAAGGAACTGATGGGAGAA GAGATTCTTGGCGCTGCACTTTCTGCACCTCTCACCACCTACAAAGTTATATATGCTCTTCCCATGCTCACAATCAAGGAAGATAAAG GAACCGGAGTGGTAACAAGTGTCCCTTCTGATTCTCCAGATGATATTGCAGCCCTgagagatttgaaaaaaaaacag gCTTTGAGAGTGAAGTATGGCATTAAAGATGAAATGGTCCTGCCGTTTGAACCG GTGCCCATCATTGAAATCCCAGGATATGGCAACCTTTGTGCTCCATCAGTCTGTGATGAGCTCAAAATCCAGAGCCAGAACGACAGAGAGAAACTTGCTGAGGCCAAGGAGAGAGTATACCTGAAAGGATTTTATGAAGGA GTAATGTTGGTAGATGGATACAAAGGACAAAAAGTTCAAGATGTCAAGAAACTTATTCAGAAGATGATGGTGGATAAT GATGAAGCCATGATTTATATGGAACCTGAGAAACAAGTTATATCAAGGTCTACTGATGAATGTGTCGTGGCCCTTTGTGACCAGTG GTATTTAGATTATGGTGAAGTGGACTGGAAGCAACAGGCATCAGAGTGCTTGAAACATCTAGAGAC ATTTTGTGAAGAGACTAGGAGAAATTTTGAAGCTACTTTAGGATGGCTACAAGAGCATGCATGCTCAAGGACGTATGGGTTAG GTACCCGTTTGCCTTGGGATGAGCAGTGGCTGATAGAGTCTCTCTCTGACTCAACTATCTACATGGCCTATTACACAGTTGCTCATCTGTTACAAGGAGGGAACCTGAGGGGCCAGGGAGAATCTCCTGTAGGCATTAG GGCACATCAAATGAGCAAAGAAGTTTGGGATTACATCTTCTTCAAGGCAGCTCCATTTCCTAAAACAGATATTCCGAAAGAGAAGTTGGACAAGCTAAAGGAGGAGTTTGAATTTTGGTATCCTGTGGATCTCAGAGTCTCTGGCAAAGATCTCATTCCAAATCATCTCTCATACTACCTCTATAATCATGTGGCTATGTGGTCAGATCAAAG agaaaaatggccAGTAGCTGTGAGAGCAAATGGACATCTCCTTCTCAATTCTGAAAAG aTGTCTAAATCTACAGGTAACTTTCTTACACTAACTCAAGCTGTTGACAAGTTTTCTGCAGATG GCATGCGTTTAGCCTTGGCTGATGCTGGAGACACTGTTGAAGATGCCAACTTTGTGGAAGCCATGGCTGATGCTGGTATTCTTCGTCTCTACACGTGGGTGGAGTGGGTAAAGGAGATGATTGCAAACAGAGACAGTCTAAGAAGCGGTCCTGCTAACACCTTCAATGACAGAGTCTTTGCCAG CGAAATGAATGCAGGCATAGTGAAGACAGATCAAAATTATGAGAAGATGATGTTTAAGGAAG CTAAAACTGGCTTCTTTGAGTTTCAG GCAGCAAAAGATAAATATCGTGAGCTGGCGATAGAAGGAATGCACAGAGAGTTGGTGTTTCAGTTCATTGAAGTTCAGACTCTGCTGTTGGCTCCCATTTGTCCCCACTTATGTGAACACATCTGGTCACTGCTGGGAAAG CCTGATTCCATCATGAAAGCCTCCTGGCCGATAGCAGGTCCTGTGGATGAGATACTAATTCGCTCTTCTCAGTACCTCATGGAAGCAGCTCATGAGCTCAGACTTCGTCTCAAGAGCTTCATGGCACCTGTGAAAGGAAAG AAAAGTACTAAAGAACCTTCCCAGAAGCCTTCTCACTGTACCATCTATGTGGCAAAGAACTACCCGCCTTGGCAGCACACCACCTTATCAGTTCTGCGCAAGCACTATCAG GTCAGTGGAGGTCAACTGCCAGATAATAAAGTAATTGCCAGTGAGCTTAACAACTTGCCAGAGCTGAAGAAGTATATGAAGAAGGTTATGCCTTTTGTTGCCATGATTAAG GAAAATCTGGAGAAGAATGGTTCACGTGTTCTTGATCTGGAACTGGAATTTGATGAACGGGCAGTACTCATGGAGAATATTGTCTATTTGACAAATTCCCTAGAG CTGGATCACATTGAAGTGAAGTTTGCTTCTgaagcagaagataaaataaaagaagaatgcTGTCCTGGAAAACCGTTTTCTGTATTCAGAACTGAG CCTGGTGTGTCTGTATTTTTGGTGAACCCTCAACCATCAAATGGCCACTTCTCTACAAAAATTGAAATCAGGCAAGGAGATAATAGAGAGACAGTGATCAGGCGCTTAATGAAGATGGACAGAGGAATCAAAG ATCTCTCTAAAGTGAAACTGATGAGGTTTGATGATCCCGTACTTGGACCCCGCCGTGTCCCAGTCCTTGGCAAAGAAGAAGTGGAGAAAACACCTATTCTAGAGCAAGCCATCTTCCATATTGACCTGGATGAGAAACGTGTTCACATTACTGAGAATGGCCTCACAAAGGACATCGGTGACACAATTGTTTATTTAGTTCATTAA